The Streptomyces sp. V4I8 genome includes the window TGCGCCTTCCAGGGCCCGCCCAACATCGTCCGTGTGCACGGCCGCGGTGAGGCCGTCTTCCGTGACGACCCACGCTTCGAGGAACTGCTCGGGCACTTTCCCGACATCGACCCCTCCCTCCACGGCCTGCGCGCGATCATCGTGGTGCGGGCCGATGTCATTCGCGACTCCTGCGGCTACGCGGTCCCCCTCATGACGTACGACGAGGACCGCGACCTGCACGCCAGGCGGTTCGCGCGCGAGGACGACGACTCGCTGAGCGCGTACTTCGCCAAGAGGCAGATCGCGACCAGCCTGGACGGCCTACCCGGGGTGCCGTTGCCGCTCCCCCCGTCTAGCGTCTGAGCCATGCGCCCCGGTGTCGTCGCCCTCGCGTCCGCGTCCCTCCTCGCGCTCGGCACCGCGCCCGGCGCCCGGACCCAGCCGCCGCTGCCCGCACGCATGGCCGACACCGGGGGCGGCACCCAGCTGATCACCGCCGTGGCGCCGGAGAAGGGCTCGACGTCGGGCACGGTCACCTGGTGGGACCGCGTAGGCGGCAAATGGGTGAAGGCCGGTTCGGCACCGGCCCGCTTCGGTGCGAACGGACTCGTCGAAGGGACCCGCCGCAAGCAGGGCACGAACACGACGCCGACGGGGCTGTACGGGCTGCCGTACGCCTTCGGTATCAAGGCCGCACCGCGCGGCACGGCGTACAAGTACCGCCGTGTCCACCGCGATTCCTGGTGGTGCCAGGACAACGACTCCCGCGCCTACAACCGCTGGACCGAGCCCTTGGCGCGCGACTGCCGGGCCGCCGAGTCCGAGCACCTGATCTCCTACGGCTCGCTCTACGCGTACGCGCTCGTCATCGGATTCAACTACGAGCGTCCGGTGCGGGGGCGGGGCGCCGGGATCTTCCTTCATGTGAAGGGGCGTGGGGCGACGGCCGGTTGTGTGTCGGTCGGCGAGGGGGCGATGAAGCGGATCCTGGGGTGGGCCGAGCCGGGGCGGAGGCCGCACATCGCGATCGGGACGGCGAACGGGCGCACGGCGATCACCCGGTACTGATCGCTGATCGACCACTGGGCCGTCACAACTGAACACACGGACCTCCCCGCACGTATCTCAGGGCCAAGGGACCACGCCCATCACGCATCCCCTTGCTCCCGTCCCCGGAGGAACCGTGACCACCACGCTCGCAGGCGGCCGTGCCGCTCGCCGCCAGACGATGCGCCGCATCCGTCCGCGCCGCTCCCCGGCCGTTCCGCTGGTGATCGCCCTATGGGCGGGCGCGGCGGCGGTGCTGTGGTTGTGGTGGGACAACACCCCGTCCCTGGCGGACAACACGGCCAAGATCCTCGCCGCGGGGCGGATCACCGGACTGCTCGCCGGCTATCTGATGGCGCTCGTCGTGCTGCAGATGGCCCGGGTGCCCGCGCTGGAGCGGCGGGTGGGGTCGGACCGGGTGGCGCGCTGGCACGCGATGAGCGGGCGCTACACGATCTGCCTGGTCATCGCGCATGTCTTCCTCACCATGTGGGCGTACGCGCTCCAGGCCGGCAAGACGCTCGGTGACGTCGTGCAGCAGACGATCGACTCGATCAACACACTGCCGGACATGGGCAAGGCGGCCATCGGTACCGGGCTGCTGTTCCTCATCGCGTTCCTCTCGATCGGGGGCGTCCGCCGCCGGATCCCGTACGACACCTGGTACCACGTGCACCTGCTGACGTACGCGGCGGTGTATCTGACGTTCTGGCACCAGATCACCACCGGCAACGAGTTCGCCGTCGAGCCCACCGCGAAGACCTTCTGGTACGGGCTGTACGGGGCCGTGACCGCGGCCGTGGTCTGGTACCGCGTCCTCACCCCGATCCGCCTCAACCTGCGGCACCGGATGTACGTCGAGGCGGTCATCGAGGAGACCCCGGGCGTCGTGTCCGTGCTGATCGGCGGGCGCAAGCTGCACCGCATGGGCGCGGAGGCGGGGCAGTTCTTCCGCTGGCGGTTCAAGGCGCCCGGGATGCGGTTCAGTTCCCACCCGTACTCGCTGTCGGCGGCGCCCCGCCCGGACATGCTGCGGATCACGGTCAAGGCGATCGGCGACCACACCTCGCGGCTGCGTGATCTGAAGCCGGGAACGAAGGTGTGGGCCGAGGGGCCGTACGGCGCGATGACGGCACAGCGGCGCAGCCGCGGCAAGGTGCTGCTGGTCGCCGGCGGTGTCGGCATCACGCCGATGCGGGCCCTGTTCGAGACGCTGCCGGGCGCGTCCGGTGACATCACCCTGCTCTACCGGGCCAACAGCACCCAGGACCTGGCGCTGTGGGACGAGCTGGCCACGATCGCCGACGAGCGCGGCGCCCGCCTGATGTACGCGGTCAACAGCCCGGACGGCGAGCGGCCCGACATCTCGGCGGAGCGGTTGCAGCAGAAGCTGCCCGACATCGACAAACACGACGTTTTCATGTGCGGGCCGGCCGGCTTCGCGCAGTCCGTCTACGAAGCACTGCGCGGCGCGGGTGTGCCCGCCCGCCGCATCCATCACGAGTCGTTCGAGATGTGAGCGACGGGACTCCCAAGACTTCAGGAGCTGTAGGAGCCATGAGGAAGAGTCACCCCATCCGGCGTGTCGTGCTGGCCGGCGCCGCCACCGTGTCCGGGATCGTGCTGCTGCTGTCGCTGAAGCCGGCCTCCGACCCGGGTTCCGCGCAGGCGGCGGGCATCGGCGCACCGCCGGCGGCCTCGGCCCAGGGCGGCGCCCAGGCGGCCGCCACCGGCACGTTCACCGGTGACGCGGCGCAGACCCAGTACGGGGCCGTGCAGGTACGCCTGACGGTGGGCAACGGAAAGATCACCAAGGCCGAGACCGTCCAGGCCCCCAAGGGCGGCCAGAGCGACCAGATCACCGCCAACGCCGTACCCAAACTCAACCAGGCCGCCGTAGCGGCAGGCAGCGCCGACATCGACGCCGTCTCCGGAGCGACATACACCAGTGCCGGCTACAAGGAATCCCTCCAGTCCGCCCTGGACAAGGCGCAGGCGAGCGCCGGTTCGTCCCAGGGGTCGGGCGCCGCACAGGCGGCCACCGTCACCGGCGACGCCGTCCAGACGCAGTACGGCGCGGTCCAGGTCCGCATCACCGTCAACGGCGGAAAGATCACCGAGGCCGAGACCGTCCAGGCCCCCAAGGGCGGCCAGAGCGACCAGATCACCGCCAACGCCGTACCCAAACTCAACCAGGCCGCCGTAGCGGCAGGCAGCGCCGACATCGACGCCGTCTCCGGAGCGACATACACCAGTGCCGGCTACAAGGAATCCCTCCAGTCCGCCCTGGACAAGGCGCGGGCGAGCGCCGGTTCGTCCCAGGGGTCGGGCTCCCAGGGCTCCGGCTCCCAGGACGCGGGCGCCGCCCAGGCTCGCACCGTCACCGGCGGCGTCTCCCAGACGCAGTACGGCCCCGTCCAGGTCCGTATCACCGTCAGCGGCGGAAAGATCACCAAGGCCGAGGCGGTCCAGACGCCCAAGGGCGGCCGGAGCGACCAGATCACCGCCAACGCCGTACCGCAGCTCAACCAGGCAGCGGTGGCAGCCGGGAGCGCCGACATCGACGCGGTGTCCGGAGCCACCTACACCAGCGCCGGCTACAAGGAATCGCTCCAGTCGGCACTGGACCAGGCCGGTGGCTGACGCGGTGGTGGAACCGACAGAAGCTCCCGCCGCGGTGCGTCATGCGGAGGAGGTCATGGGGACGGTCTTCTCCTTCGACGTCCGCGGCGGGGACCCCGGTGCCGTGCGGTCGGCACTGGAAGAGGCGGTCGCCGGGCTGCACCGGATCGACGAGGTGTTCAGCACCTACCGCGACGACAGCCAGATCTCCCGGCTGGCGCGCGGCGAGCTGACCGTCGACGAGTGCGATCCGGAGGTCGTCGAGGTGCTCGAACTGGGCGCGGAGGCCGAGCGGACCAGCGAGGGCTGGTTCAGCACGTCGTACGAGGGCCGCCTCGACCCGACCGGCATCGTCAAGGGCTGGTCCGTCGAACGCGCCGCACGTGCCCTGGCGACGGTCCCCGGCGTGACCGGCGTCAGCCTCAACGGCGGCGGTGACGTCCAGCTCCTGGGCGTACCGGGCACGCAGCGCCCCTGGCGGGTGGGGGTCGCCGACCCTCTCCGCCCGGGCGGCCTGGCTGCCGTGATCTCCGCCGCCGGCCTGCCCGAACTGGCGGTGGCCACGTCCGGCACGGCAGAACGCGGCGCCCACATCGTCGACCCCCGCACGGGCCGCTCAGCGGTGACGGACCTGGTGGCGGTGACGGTGGTGGCCCCGTCAGTGACCTGGGCGGACTGCTGGGCGACGGCGGCTTTCGCGATGGGGTCGAGACAGGGTTTGCGTTGGCTGGAGTCGTTGCCGGACGTAGAGGCGCTCTTGATCACGGCGGGCGATGAGGTCCGCTGCACCGGGGGGCTGGCGGCGCGACTCGGCTGAGACTGCGTGGGCGTGACGCTCACCCGCGCCGGCGGGTGCCGCCGGCTGCAACGCCCAAGGGGCGCGGGGAACTGCGCGACCAGCCACAACGAACCCGCGGCCGACCACGAACAACAGCCCCTACGGCGACTAGTGCCCGTTCTGAGCCAACCGCAGCAAATGATCAGCCAGGGCCTGACCCCCCGTGGGGTTCCGGCTGATCAACAGCAACGTGTCGTCACCGGCAATGGTCCCCAGGATGTCCTGCAGCTCGGCCTGGTCAATGGCCGAGGCCAAGAACTGCGCCGCCCCCGGAGGGGTCCGCAGGACCACGAGATTCGCGGAAGCCTCCGCGGAGATGAGCAACTCCTGCGACAACCGCCGCATCCGCTCCTCCTTCGCCGACTCCCCCAGCGGCGCCCGAGGCGTACGGAATCCGCCCTCGCTCGGCACCGCGTAGATGAGGTCACCGTCGTTGTTGCGGATCTTCACCGCGTTGAGCTCGTCCAGATCCCGGGAGAGCGTCGCCTGAGTGACGCTCAGCCCGTCGTCCGACAGCAGCTTCGCCAACTGACTCTGCGACCGCACGGGCTGCCGGTTGAGGATGTCCACGATCCGGCGGTGGCGTGCGGTGCGGGTCTGCGGCACGGCAGGCCCGGCGACCCCGTTCTGCTCGTGGTCCTGTGCCTGACTCATCGTCGTCTCATTCCCCGGATCATCCGTCCCCGTTGGCCAGATCAAGGATGCCGGGAAGGGCCTGAAGAAGCGCTTCCACTTCGTCGTCCCCGAGGTTCAGCGGCGGCATGAGCCGTACGACATCGGGGGCGGGCGCGTTCACCAGGAAACCGGCGTCCTGAGCCGCCTGCTGCACCTTGGCGGCGTGCGGCTCGGTGAGCACGATACCCAGGAGCAGTCCCGAGCCCCGGACATGACCGATCAGCGGGTGGCCCAGCGCCTCGATCCCGTCCCGCAACTTCTCGCTCTGCCGCTTGACGTTCTCCAGCAACCCGTCGTTCGCGATGGTGTCCAGAACCGCCAGGCCGGCGGCGCACGCGACCGGGTTGCCGCCGAAGGTCGTCCCGTGGTGGCCCGGCTGGAGCAGCTCCGCGGCCCGCCCGAAGGCGACCGTCGCGCCCAGCGGCAGCCCGCCGCCGAGCTGCTTGGCGAGGGTGACGACGTCCGGCAGGACGCCCTCGTGGGCCTGGTACTCGAACCAGTGCCCGGTCCGGCCGATGCCGGTCTGCACCTCGTCGAGGACGAGCAGCGCACCGCTGGCGGCGGTGATCGCCCGCGCCGCCTTCAGATAGCCGGCCGGCGGCACCACGACCCCGAGCTCCCCCTGGATCGGCTCGATGATCACGAGGGCCGTCTCCTCGGTGACCGCGGCGGCCAGCGCCTGCGCGTCGCCGAACGGCACGTGCGTGACCTCACCGGGCAGGGGCAGGAACGGCTCCCGCTTGCCGGCCTGGCCGGTCATCGCGAGGGCGCCCATCGTGCGGCCGTGGAAGCCGCCCTCGGTGGCGACGATGTGGGTCCGGCCGGTCAGCCGGCCGATCTTGAAGGCCGCCTCGTTGGCCTCGGCGCCGGAGTTGCAGAAGAAGACCCTGCCGTCCCGGCCGAAGAGCTGCAGGAGCCGCTCGGCGAGGGCGACGGTCGGCTCGGCCATGAAGAAGTTGGAGATGTGGCCGAGGGACGCGATCTGTGTGCTCACGGCCTCGACGATCGCGGGGTGGGCGTGGCCCAGCGCGTTCGTCGCGATGCCACCGACGAAGTCCAGGTACTGCTTGCCGTCGGCGTCCCAGACCTTGAGGCCCGCACCGCGCACGAGAGGGAGCCGAGGGGTGCCGTAGTTGTTCATGAGCGAGCCCTGCCACCGCTGGGCGTACTCTGCGTTTGCCGCGGTCCCGGTCATTCGGCATCCCCCTCAGGTGCGTCCGGCACGACCATCGTGCCGATTCCTTCGTCCGTGAAGATCTCCAGCAGGATCGAGTGCTGGACCCGGCCGTCGATGACCCGGGCGGTCTGGACTCCGTTGCGCACGGCGTGCAGACAGCCCTCCATCTTCGGCACCATGCCGGAGGACAACTCCGGCAGCAGCTTCTCCAGCTGGGCGGCGGTGAGGCGGCTGATCACCTCGTCGCTGTGGGGCCAGTCCTCGTAGAGGCCCTCGACGTCCGTGAGGACCATGAGGGTCTCGGCGCCCAGAGCAGCAGCGAGTGCCGCAGCCGCCGTATCAGCATTGACGTTGTAGACATGTCCGTCGTCCTGGGAACGGGCGATCGACGAGACGACCGGGATCCGGCCGTCGGCCAGGAGTGCCTCGATCGCGCCGGTGTCGATCGCGGTGATCTCACCGACCCGGCCGATGTCGACCAGCTCGCCGTCGATCTCGGGCTGGTGCTTGGTGGCGGTGATGGTGTGCGCGTCCTCGCCGGTCAGCCCGACGGCGAG containing:
- a CDS encoding pyridoxamine 5'-phosphate oxidase family protein, which codes for MGKTYERIDGRLRTFIEEQPLFFTATAPLSGEGTVNLSPKGLKGSFVILDELTLAYLDFAGSNAETVAHLRENGRITLMWCAFQGPPNIVRVHGRGEAVFRDDPRFEELLGHFPDIDPSLHGLRAIIVVRADVIRDSCGYAVPLMTYDEDRDLHARRFAREDDDSLSAYFAKRQIATSLDGLPGVPLPLPPSSV
- a CDS encoding L,D-transpeptidase, with the protein product MRPGVVALASASLLALGTAPGARTQPPLPARMADTGGGTQLITAVAPEKGSTSGTVTWWDRVGGKWVKAGSAPARFGANGLVEGTRRKQGTNTTPTGLYGLPYAFGIKAAPRGTAYKYRRVHRDSWWCQDNDSRAYNRWTEPLARDCRAAESEHLISYGSLYAYALVIGFNYERPVRGRGAGIFLHVKGRGATAGCVSVGEGAMKRILGWAEPGRRPHIAIGTANGRTAITRY
- a CDS encoding ferric reductase-like transmembrane domain-containing protein, yielding MTTTLAGGRAARRQTMRRIRPRRSPAVPLVIALWAGAAAVLWLWWDNTPSLADNTAKILAAGRITGLLAGYLMALVVLQMARVPALERRVGSDRVARWHAMSGRYTICLVIAHVFLTMWAYALQAGKTLGDVVQQTIDSINTLPDMGKAAIGTGLLFLIAFLSIGGVRRRIPYDTWYHVHLLTYAAVYLTFWHQITTGNEFAVEPTAKTFWYGLYGAVTAAVVWYRVLTPIRLNLRHRMYVEAVIEETPGVVSVLIGGRKLHRMGAEAGQFFRWRFKAPGMRFSSHPYSLSAAPRPDMLRITVKAIGDHTSRLRDLKPGTKVWAEGPYGAMTAQRRSRGKVLLVAGGVGITPMRALFETLPGASGDITLLYRANSTQDLALWDELATIADERGARLMYAVNSPDGERPDISAERLQQKLPDIDKHDVFMCGPAGFAQSVYEALRGAGVPARRIHHESFEM
- a CDS encoding FMN-binding protein produces the protein MRKSHPIRRVVLAGAATVSGIVLLLSLKPASDPGSAQAAGIGAPPAASAQGGAQAAATGTFTGDAAQTQYGAVQVRLTVGNGKITKAETVQAPKGGQSDQITANAVPKLNQAAVAAGSADIDAVSGATYTSAGYKESLQSALDKAQASAGSSQGSGAAQAATVTGDAVQTQYGAVQVRITVNGGKITEAETVQAPKGGQSDQITANAVPKLNQAAVAAGSADIDAVSGATYTSAGYKESLQSALDKARASAGSSQGSGSQGSGSQDAGAAQARTVTGGVSQTQYGPVQVRITVSGGKITKAEAVQTPKGGRSDQITANAVPQLNQAAVAAGSADIDAVSGATYTSAGYKESLQSALDQAGG
- a CDS encoding FAD:protein FMN transferase; protein product: MGTVFSFDVRGGDPGAVRSALEEAVAGLHRIDEVFSTYRDDSQISRLARGELTVDECDPEVVEVLELGAEAERTSEGWFSTSYEGRLDPTGIVKGWSVERAARALATVPGVTGVSLNGGGDVQLLGVPGTQRPWRVGVADPLRPGGLAAVISAAGLPELAVATSGTAERGAHIVDPRTGRSAVTDLVAVTVVAPSVTWADCWATAAFAMGSRQGLRWLESLPDVEALLITAGDEVRCTGGLAARLG
- a CDS encoding arginine repressor, translated to MSQAQDHEQNGVAGPAVPQTRTARHRRIVDILNRQPVRSQSQLAKLLSDDGLSVTQATLSRDLDELNAVKIRNNDGDLIYAVPSEGGFRTPRAPLGESAKEERMRRLSQELLISAEASANLVVLRTPPGAAQFLASAIDQAELQDILGTIAGDDTLLLISRNPTGGQALADHLLRLAQNGH
- a CDS encoding acetylornithine transaminase, yielding MTGTAANAEYAQRWQGSLMNNYGTPRLPLVRGAGLKVWDADGKQYLDFVGGIATNALGHAHPAIVEAVSTQIASLGHISNFFMAEPTVALAERLLQLFGRDGRVFFCNSGAEANEAAFKIGRLTGRTHIVATEGGFHGRTMGALAMTGQAGKREPFLPLPGEVTHVPFGDAQALAAAVTEETALVIIEPIQGELGVVVPPAGYLKAARAITAASGALLVLDEVQTGIGRTGHWFEYQAHEGVLPDVVTLAKQLGGGLPLGATVAFGRAAELLQPGHHGTTFGGNPVACAAGLAVLDTIANDGLLENVKRQSEKLRDGIEALGHPLIGHVRGSGLLLGIVLTEPHAAKVQQAAQDAGFLVNAPAPDVVRLMPPLNLGDDEVEALLQALPGILDLANGDG
- the argB gene encoding acetylglutamate kinase; protein product: MTVNHSEEGKSPARKHTALPKAQILIEALPWLVRHNGKTVVIKFGGNAMIDDDLKAAFAQDVVFLHHAGLKPVVVHGGGPQISAALDKHGIVSEFKAGLRVTTEDAMDVVRMVLAGQVQRELVNLLNEHGPLAVGLTGEDAHTITATKHQPEIDGELVDIGRVGEITAIDTGAIEALLADGRIPVVSSIARSQDDGHVYNVNADTAAAALAAALGAETLMVLTDVEGLYEDWPHSDEVISRLTAAQLEKLLPELSSGMVPKMEGCLHAVRNGVQTARVIDGRVQHSILLEIFTDEGIGTMVVPDAPEGDAE